A single genomic interval of Flavihumibacter rivuli harbors:
- a CDS encoding ABC transporter ATP-binding protein gives MKHLSALYKYFWKYRVRFFLGILFIVLSNYFRILAPQITGFVIDAVEKQLPGYQPRKQVHAYDPLVQFMVDFTHDMSFGRIVLLCGVVLLAVALISGFFMFLMRQTIIVMSRYIEYEQKNEIYKHYQLLDLSFYKKNSTGDLMNRIAEDVSRVRMYTGPAIMYFINLAFTISFSVWYMLRANPRLTLLVLAPLPLLAITIYYVNTIINRKSERIQALLSDLTTTAQESYSGIRVIKSFVQEKAQQLFFEQNSEAYRQNAIGLAKVEAIYFPSMSLMIGISTLMTILVGGIYAMQPGSGVTTGTLAEFIMYINILTFPVSAIGWTASMIQRAAASQKRINEFLQTDTLIHQPENPVEPAFEGNISFDQVSFTYAHTGIRAMDKFTLNINKGQKVAIIGRTGSGKTTLAQLLLRMYDPNEGSIRIDGVDLRSIDLQALRNQVAYVPQDVFLFSDTIRNNIAFGLGAASDEQVEKAARAASVHKEIEGFSQQYETMVGERGVTLSGGQKQRISIARALVKDPKVVVFDDCLSAVDAKTEKQIIGNLYAFLHDKTAIIITHRIFSLFEFDTIVVMEDGRIAEMGTHEELINNNGYYAYLYEHQQDDQDEDAA, from the coding sequence ATGAAACATCTTTCCGCCCTTTATAAATATTTCTGGAAATACCGCGTACGCTTCTTCCTGGGCATACTTTTCATAGTGTTGTCCAACTATTTCCGCATCCTGGCGCCCCAGATCACCGGATTCGTGATCGATGCGGTGGAGAAGCAGTTGCCTGGTTACCAGCCCAGGAAACAGGTGCATGCCTACGACCCGCTGGTGCAGTTCATGGTCGATTTTACCCACGATATGAGCTTTGGCAGGATAGTGCTACTCTGCGGTGTGGTATTGCTGGCAGTAGCCCTTATTTCCGGCTTCTTTATGTTCCTGATGCGCCAGACCATCATTGTAATGAGCAGGTATATTGAATATGAACAGAAGAATGAGATCTATAAGCATTACCAGTTGCTCGACCTGAGCTTTTACAAGAAGAACAGTACCGGTGACCTGATGAATCGCATAGCCGAAGACGTGAGCAGGGTAAGGATGTATACCGGTCCGGCCATCATGTACTTCATCAACCTGGCCTTTACCATCAGCTTCAGTGTATGGTACATGCTCCGGGCCAATCCCAGGCTGACCTTGCTGGTATTGGCTCCCCTGCCGTTATTGGCTATTACCATCTATTATGTGAACACCATCATCAACAGGAAAAGTGAGCGCATCCAGGCCTTGCTGAGTGACCTGACGACCACTGCACAGGAATCCTATTCAGGCATCAGGGTCATCAAGTCATTCGTGCAGGAGAAGGCCCAGCAACTTTTCTTTGAACAAAACAGTGAGGCCTATCGTCAGAATGCCATTGGCCTTGCCAAAGTGGAAGCCATCTATTTTCCATCGATGTCATTGATGATCGGTATCAGTACCCTGATGACCATCCTGGTGGGAGGTATCTATGCCATGCAGCCGGGATCGGGTGTGACCACAGGAACCCTGGCAGAATTCATCATGTACATTAATATCCTCACTTTCCCGGTGAGTGCCATCGGCTGGACGGCCAGCATGATCCAGCGTGCAGCTGCATCGCAGAAAAGGATCAATGAATTCCTGCAGACCGACACCCTGATCCACCAACCTGAAAACCCTGTTGAGCCTGCTTTTGAAGGCAATATCAGTTTCGACCAGGTAAGCTTTACCTATGCCCATACCGGCATCAGGGCGATGGATAAATTCACCCTCAACATCAATAAGGGCCAGAAAGTGGCGATCATTGGGCGGACGGGAAGTGGGAAGACAACCCTGGCCCAATTGCTGCTGCGCATGTATGACCCCAATGAAGGAAGTATCAGGATCGATGGGGTTGACCTGCGGTCCATCGACCTGCAGGCATTGCGCAACCAGGTGGCTTATGTGCCGCAGGATGTATTCCTGTTCAGTGATACCATCCGCAACAATATCGCATTTGGCCTGGGGGCAGCGTCGGATGAGCAGGTGGAAAAGGCGGCAAGGGCAGCCAGCGTCCATAAAGAGATAGAAGGATTCAGCCAGCAGTATGAGACCATGGTAGGGGAGCGGGGAGTTACATTGAGTGGCGGTCAAAAGCAAAGGATAAGCATTGCCCGCGCACTGGTAAAGGATCCTAAGGTAGTGGTGTTTGACGATTGCCTCAGTGCGGTGGATGCCAAGACAGAAAAACAGATTATCGGTAATCTATATGCGTTTTTGCATGATAAAACAGCAATTATCATCACACACCGGATATTCTCGCTCTTCGAATTTGATACCATTGTTGTGATGGAAGATGGTCGCATTGCGGAGATGGGAACGCATGAGGAATTAATCAATAACAATGGCTATTATGCCTACCTGTACGAGCACCAGCAAGATGACCAGGATGAAGACGCAGCTTGA
- a CDS encoding sugar phosphate isomerase/epimerase family protein produces MSTNRRQFIRQAGTLAAGVAGLSLLDNPLFAAPAPAKPFFEISLAQWSLHKALFKKELDNLDFPAKARKDFGISVVEYVNQFFKDKAKDEAYLNELLKRCKDNGVTNHLIMCDGEGELGDADEAARTKAVENHYKWVDAAAFLGCKTIRVNAAGKGTAEEVAKRAADGLHRLGEYGAKAGINVIVENHGGYSSNGQWLSGVMKSVNLKNVGTLPDFGNFCIKRDSANWMNCLESYDRYVGTQELMPFAKGVSAKSYDFDEKGNCIETDYYKMLKIVKESGFKGYIGIEYEGSKLSEDDGIRRTKELLERVAKSMK; encoded by the coding sequence ATGTCAACGAATCGCCGCCAATTCATCAGGCAGGCCGGTACCCTGGCTGCAGGTGTTGCAGGCCTCTCCTTACTGGACAACCCTCTTTTTGCCGCACCGGCACCCGCCAAACCTTTCTTCGAGATCTCCCTTGCCCAATGGTCGCTCCACAAAGCGCTTTTCAAGAAGGAACTCGATAACCTCGACTTCCCCGCCAAAGCCAGGAAGGATTTTGGCATCAGCGTAGTGGAATACGTGAACCAATTCTTCAAGGACAAGGCAAAGGACGAAGCCTACCTGAATGAACTGCTCAAGCGATGCAAAGACAATGGGGTAACCAACCACCTGATCATGTGCGATGGTGAAGGGGAACTGGGCGATGCGGATGAAGCTGCACGCACCAAGGCAGTAGAGAACCATTACAAGTGGGTGGATGCCGCTGCCTTCCTGGGTTGCAAGACCATCAGGGTGAATGCAGCAGGAAAAGGCACCGCTGAAGAAGTGGCCAAACGAGCAGCCGATGGACTCCACAGACTTGGAGAATATGGTGCCAAGGCCGGCATCAACGTGATCGTGGAGAACCATGGTGGATACTCTTCCAATGGCCAGTGGTTATCAGGTGTAATGAAATCCGTAAACCTGAAAAACGTAGGAACCCTGCCCGACTTCGGCAATTTCTGCATTAAGCGCGATAGCGCTAACTGGATGAACTGCCTCGAATCCTACGACCGTTATGTAGGCACCCAGGAACTGATGCCTTTCGCCAAGGGCGTTAGTGCCAAGAGTTACGACTTCGACGAGAAAGGCAATTGCATCGAAACAGACTATTATAAGATGCTTAAGATCGTGAAGGAATCGGGCTTCAAGGGCTATATCGGCATCGAATACGAAGGAAGCAAACTTTCAGAAGATGACGGTATCCGCAGGACAAAGGAATTGCTGGAACGTGTGGCCAAATCAATGAAATAG
- a CDS encoding TolC family protein, with translation MYKRNNWSLVLIAVSAFWVVTGCRVAAPVREPEVKQLPGSAGNAADSLGTGDQPWKQFYSDKFLASLVDTAMVNNPDMQVAMQKIAILNQQVLQRRAAFWPTVNAVVSTGVDNYGDYTMNGVGNFDSNLSPNVTGDKKIPDPVTPDYFIGLRSQWEVDLWGKLKSQKKAAIARYEASRQEQRLLSTQMVAQVAGLYYELLSLDNELDILKKNINLQQQALDVVKIQKQGGRATELAVQQFEAQLLRTQAMEFGVKQQIVGVENELNFLLGRYPQPIRRGTPILQQPLAPNLRQGVPGNALLNRPDIQAAEWQLQAARADVAAVRAAFLPALTINPYAGLNSFRTSVLFTPESIAWGVLGGLSAPVLNRKQLKADLKIAGSQQLTAFYQYQRSLLNAYQEVATQLSNLRNLNEQYGYKEREFAILSAAVSTARDLYIGGYANYLEVITAQKGVLDAELELVNNRRKLFAAQVDLYRALGGGWK, from the coding sequence ATGTATAAACGAAATAATTGGTCGCTGGTATTGATCGCTGTCTCTGCCTTTTGGGTGGTCACGGGCTGCCGGGTGGCAGCGCCGGTCAGGGAGCCGGAGGTTAAACAGTTGCCGGGTTCGGCAGGCAATGCAGCAGATTCCCTGGGTACTGGTGACCAGCCATGGAAACAGTTCTATTCCGACAAATTCCTGGCTTCACTGGTGGATACGGCCATGGTGAACAACCCCGATATGCAGGTGGCCATGCAGAAGATCGCTATTCTCAATCAGCAGGTGTTGCAGCGTCGTGCGGCCTTCTGGCCCACGGTGAATGCGGTGGTTTCTACAGGCGTGGATAACTACGGCGACTACACCATGAACGGTGTCGGCAACTTCGACTCCAATCTTTCACCTAATGTGACCGGTGACAAAAAGATCCCGGACCCGGTTACACCGGATTATTTCATTGGCCTGCGCAGCCAATGGGAAGTGGATCTCTGGGGTAAGCTGAAGAGCCAGAAGAAAGCGGCCATTGCCCGTTATGAAGCGTCCCGCCAGGAACAGCGACTCCTGTCTACCCAAATGGTGGCACAAGTTGCAGGACTCTATTACGAGTTACTGAGCCTGGACAATGAATTGGATATCCTCAAGAAGAATATCAACCTGCAACAGCAGGCGCTGGATGTAGTGAAGATACAGAAGCAGGGAGGGAGAGCAACCGAATTGGCCGTGCAGCAGTTTGAAGCGCAGTTGTTGCGTACCCAGGCCATGGAGTTTGGGGTGAAGCAACAGATCGTGGGAGTGGAGAACGAACTTAATTTCCTGTTGGGGCGATATCCGCAACCCATCCGCAGGGGTACTCCCATCCTGCAACAACCCCTGGCGCCAAACTTACGGCAAGGGGTGCCCGGTAATGCGTTGCTGAACCGTCCGGATATCCAGGCCGCAGAATGGCAACTGCAGGCTGCCAGGGCCGATGTGGCTGCGGTGAGGGCGGCTTTCCTGCCGGCTTTAACTATTAATCCCTACGCCGGATTGAACAGTTTCCGGACTTCGGTACTCTTCACGCCGGAATCTATTGCCTGGGGCGTTCTGGGCGGATTGAGTGCGCCAGTCCTGAACAGGAAGCAGTTGAAAGCAGACCTAAAGATTGCCGGTTCACAGCAGCTTACGGCTTTCTACCAATACCAGCGTAGCCTCCTGAATGCTTACCAGGAAGTTGCTACACAGTTGTCTAACCTCCGGAACCTGAATGAGCAATATGGATATAAGGAGCGCGAGTTCGCCATCCTTTCAGCTGCGGTAAGTACAGCCAGGGATCTCTACATAGGAGGATATGCGAATTACCTGGAAGTGATCACTGCACAGAAAGGCGTACTGGATGCAGAACTTGAACTGGTGAATAACCGGAGGAAATTGTTCGCTGCACAGGTTGACCTCTACAGGGCCCTGGGTGGGGGATGGAAGTAA